One Malus sylvestris chromosome 14, drMalSylv7.2, whole genome shotgun sequence DNA segment encodes these proteins:
- the LOC126598637 gene encoding calcium-binding protein CBP-like, with protein sequence MSGYSHSPPGYGYGYGHGYGSASPPGQPYGAPPQGQHQYDHKARANGAPAKPHKNQAHGGGYPAPAPSYGSLFAALVPSVFPPGTDPQIISSFQLADQDGSGFIDDKEMQRALSSYNQSFSLRTVHLLMYLFTQTNTRKIGPKEFAALFYSLQSWRGVFERFDRDRSGFIDANELRDALLSLGFAVSPVVLELLVYKFGKTGGKKRAIEYDNFIECCMTVKGLTERFKEKDRAYTGMGTFTYEEFMLTVLPFLIA encoded by the exons ATGTCAGGCTACTCACACTCTCCTCCCGGCTATGGCTATGGCTACGGCCACGGCTACGGCAGCGCTTCACCTCCAGGTCAACCCTACGGTGCACCGCCGCAAGGGCAGCACCAATACGACCATAAAGCCCGAGCCAACGGTGCTCCAGCTAAGCCTCACAAGAATCAAGCCCACGGAGGCGGATACCCCGCGCCTGCTCCAAGTTACGGCAGCCTGTTCGCGGCTTTGGTTCCGTCGGTGTTCCCGCCGGGCACGGATCCGCAAATCATATCTTCCTTTCAGCTGGCAGATCAGGACGGTAGCGGCTTCATCGACGACAAGGAGATGCAGAGAGCTCTGTCGTCGTACAATCAGAGCTTCAGCTTGAGGACTGTTCATCTTCTCATGTACCTTTTCACCCAGACCAACACCAGGAAGATCG GACCCAAGGAATTCGCTGCACTGTTCTACAGTCTTCAAAGTTGGAGG GGAGTGTTTGAGAGGTTCGACCGGGACAGAAGTGGGTTCATTGATGCAAATGAGTTGAGAGATGCACTGCTGAGTCTGGGATTTGCTGTCTCACCTGTAGTTTTAGAACTGCTGGTCTATAAATTCGGCAAGACTGGAGGCAAAAAGAGGGCCATTGAATATGACAATTTCATCGA GTGCTGTATGACTGTTAAG GGATTAACTGAGAGGTTTAAGGAGAAGGACAGAGCGTACACTGGTATGGGAACTTTCACTTATGAGGAGTTCATGTTGACTGTCCTGCCATTCCTGATTGCGTAG